GCGCCGCGCTGCCGCATCTGTGGCACGATTAGCTAAAAAGCAAAAATGCAAAACTCTTGCAATTGACTTGCCAGTATGGAATAATAATCCAGAGGCAACAGCGCAAGCGATCGCCGAAGGTATCCAACTAGCACTTTATCAAGATACTCGCTTCAAGTCGGAAAACGAAGATAAAGGACCAAACGTAGAAACAGTACATTTACTAGGGTTAAGCGGACAAGAAGCTGCAATTGCCCGCGCTAATCAAATCGCTTCTGGAGTAATTTTGGCACGAGAGTTGGTAGCAGCGCCAGCAAATGCTGTCACACCAATTACGATGGCAGAAACCGCTCAAGCGATCGCCACCGATCACGATTTGCAGTTAGAAATCTTGGAAAAAGAAGACTGTGAGAAGCTGGGGATGGGTGCTTTTTTAGGAGTTGCACAAGCTTCTGAATTGCCCCCGAAATTTATTCACCTCACCTACAAACCCCAAGGCACACCCAGACGCAAACTGGCAATTATCGGTAAAGGTTTAACCTTTGACTCTGGCGGACTCAACATCAAAGGTGCTGGTAGCGGCATCGAAACGATGAAAATTGACATGGGCGGTGCAGCGGCTACATTAGGTGCAGCAAAAGCAATTGGTCAGTTAAAGCCCGATGTGGAAGTGCATTTTATCTCAGCAGTGACTGAAAACATGATTAGCGGTCGCGCCATGCACCCAGGCGACGTGTTAAAAGCTTCTAACGGCAAAACCATCGAAGTTAACAACACCGACGCTGAAGGACGTTTAACTTTAGCTGATGCTTTGGTGTTTGCTGAGAAATTAGGAGTAGAAGCGATCGTTGATTTAGCTACTCTCACAGGTGCTTGCTTAATTGCCTTAGGAGACGATATCGCCGGGTTATTTACTCCCGACGATGCCGTAGCAAAACAGTTAGAAACCGCATCGGAAACTGCTGGCGAAAAGCTGTGGCGTCTGCCAATGGAAGAAAAATACTTTGAAGGACTAAAGTCTGGTATTGCCGACATGAAAAATACTGGACCCCGTGCAGGTGGTTCAATTACCGCAGCTTTATTCCTCAAACAATTCGTCAAAGAAACTCCTTGGGCGCACTTAGATATAGCCGGACCCGTTTGGACAGACAAAGAAAACGGTTATAACGGCTCTGGGGCAACCGGTTTTGGCGTTCGCACCCTCGTTAATTGGGTGATGAGTTAATACCATTAGAGTTTTAACC
Above is a genomic segment from Tolypothrix sp. NIES-4075 containing:
- a CDS encoding leucyl aminopeptidase; translation: MEILATNTPFGEWKGDGLAIGLFEDAVELTGELAALDEKVGGVLKELIAEEEFKGKAGSSIFTRLSSDKSVRKLMVVGLGKPNALKLDSLRRAAASVARLAKKQKCKTLAIDLPVWNNNPEATAQAIAEGIQLALYQDTRFKSENEDKGPNVETVHLLGLSGQEAAIARANQIASGVILARELVAAPANAVTPITMAETAQAIATDHDLQLEILEKEDCEKLGMGAFLGVAQASELPPKFIHLTYKPQGTPRRKLAIIGKGLTFDSGGLNIKGAGSGIETMKIDMGGAAATLGAAKAIGQLKPDVEVHFISAVTENMISGRAMHPGDVLKASNGKTIEVNNTDAEGRLTLADALVFAEKLGVEAIVDLATLTGACLIALGDDIAGLFTPDDAVAKQLETASETAGEKLWRLPMEEKYFEGLKSGIADMKNTGPRAGGSITAALFLKQFVKETPWAHLDIAGPVWTDKENGYNGSGATGFGVRTLVNWVMS